A single genomic interval of Camelina sativa cultivar DH55 chromosome 11, Cs, whole genome shotgun sequence harbors:
- the LOC104722417 gene encoding uncharacterized protein LOC104722417, which translates to MRRGGRNPFARDLRKRYRPSVAARIRTCVRHGVGKEWLDSLDQDWLQSMLNKPEPKLTLIYPRKEKANTAKRQRTSTLASQSLRACSSTRMEKLDDDLKGSDDQDQTTPDDSDQFDTQEMQSQKTGIQSSYKEKYLETKAELSKAKEQIKELRKKYKDYHQTTLDSDQFDTQEKLSSNDIATTSTSMPQSPSP; encoded by the exons ATGAGAAGAGGTGGGAGGAATCCGTTTGCGAGAGATTTAAGAAAGCGATACCGGCCGTCTGTTGCTGCTCGAATTCGCACATGTGTGCGTCACGGTGTTGGTAAGGAGTGGTTGGATTCTTTAGATCAGGACTGGCTTCAGTCTATGCTGAACAAG CCAGAGCCGAAGTTGACTCTTATATATCCTAGAAAGGAAAAGGCTAACACTGCCAAGCGTCAGCGGACATCAAc GTTGGCCTCACAGTCGCTGCGAGCTTGTTCTTCTACCCGTATGGAAAAACTTGACGACGACTTGAAGGGATCTGATGATCAGGATCAGACCACGCCTGACGACTCTGATCAATTTGATACTCAG gAAATGCAAAGTCAGAAAACAGGAATACAAAGTTCCTACAAAGAAAAGTATCTCGAAACCAAAGCTGAGCTATCCAAGGCAAAAGAACAAATTAAAGAGTTGCGCAAGAAATACAAAGATTATCATCAGACCACTCTTGACTCTGATCAATTTGATactcag GAGAAGTTGTCATCTAACGATATTGCTACCACCTCAACCTCCATGCCTCAGTCGCCATCGCCATAA